ACAAAATGTACTCTCGGCTAGATGTGCATAGGAAGTGTCTTCCTCATGCATGAGGgtgttgtgtttgggtgtttgAATCAAACGGTGCGCCTGTGTTtcaacacccttgtttttcgctgttttaAACAATGTCATTTCGCTAAAACTCAACTGATATTGAATCAGTCGCATCATTACAAGTTTTGACACGTCGTTTAACGTGTCCATTAGGCACACAGAGAGTTACATGTACCTTAGAGAATAAATGACCTCAACGTGGTTACGCTTATATATGCCGAATATCATATGTTAGGGTGTTCCCGTATTTTTAGTTTGTAGTATACTTTATCTTCATTTTTTCGGTAGTAGCGCTAGCTCAGCTGAAGGAAAAATATACAGCGAACAATGGCGAACGATATGATCGCAGTGCacgtgtctgtgtgttgtcAAGAGATTCCAGCGTAAACAATCACAAACCCTGCAGTATCTGCCATGCCATTCGGGACAATCTGATTCCACTTCAGGTTGCCCATCCATATCTCACGGAAAAAGAAATGGCTTTTGATATAGACCACTCCGCCTGTGGAAATGGCTTGGACGAGATGGATAGAGGCTAATAACAGGACAAGGACGCTTACTCGTCTGGGGACACTATGGTTGataaaaatatcatatttccGTTACTTTTCTATTGTTGGTATGGGGGATAGTAACGGTAAGCAGGTCTAATCACATAGGCACCCGGCATGACTGGGTGGTTCTTTAATCAGTACGGATACATGCATAGGTATGCTCTGGGCAGTCCGGCATCCTCATCAGTTCAGCAGACCAACTTTGGTACCATACAAAAGTATTTAATGATTTCAGctgcacacatatcatatgTAGAATGAACAAAGATGAAAGAGACGGTTTGCCTGGTATGTTTCTGTAGCCATCGCCAACTAGTATACCTGTGTTACATCAGTGCCAACTACAGTTTCCGCATTACTCTGCTGCCACTGAAATGTCATGTACAAGTATTGTGCAAGTATTGATATATATACACCATCCCTTGAGGTCAACCCCTTGACCTGTGTACATTCAGTATAACGATATAAGCCTTGATTAATGTGACCAGATCTTCGGAATATATGCTGGCGTTGTCAGCGTGAGCTGTCGTCGTGTACCAGCTGCGATGTAATTTGATACGTGGGCGTACAAGCTGTAAACATCATGTCTAAAAACTATGTAAgaaacaccacacacacacacacacacacacacacacacactctctctctcacacacacacacactctctctctctctctcacacacacacactctctctctcacacacacacacacactctctctctctcacacacacacacactctctctctctcacacacacacactctctctctcacacacactctctctctctcacacacacacacactctctctctctcacacacacacactctctctcacacacacacactctctctctcacacacacacacacactctctctctctcacacacacacacactctctctctctcacacacacacactctctctctctctcacacacacacacactctctctctcacacacacacactctctctctctcacacacacacacactctctctctctctcacacacaagcacacacacactcacagacacacacacaccctctctctctcacacacacacacacaccctcacacacacacacacgaaacaaataacaataaatataaaaaataaagttGCAATGTAATGGTTTACTTTTTCAAAGTTTTTTGCAGTTCAGACTAAGCGATTAGACAAATCCGTTGGCAATTGTTCCTAGAATGAGATCATTATTGAAATTCATTACCAGTGACGTCACTGAAATCtgttatttttaacaaaagaggAGAAACGTAAATCTGGCATTTTTTTGTAAGACGGAAAAATGTTTTGCAAGGATTCTAATTAAAATGTTGATGTCTTTTGCAGGTAGGAAAGACGTCATTCAAACGAGCGAGCATCTCTCTACAAAGCAGACAGATTTAGTTCCATGACGTAAAGGCGATGGAAGGTCCTGATCAAGCTACAAGACAGTTTCCTGCCCACCTATCACGTCTTCTGAAGAACTATATCCACACATTATAACATCTAAAAGCTACAATGAAATGGGTATTACTCAAGACATATAACGACATTACGTTTTATTTGTCCGTCACAAAATAGCACGTGCCGAGTGTTGTAATCCGTCTCGGGTGGCAAAGACACATATGGTTTAAGTCAAAAGAGGGAACTGCATCACTTTGGTCAGTGAAgcgtcacatgtcatcgtaaatGATATCATACAATATCTGATATCGCACAGGAATAATGTATCCCTGATCTCTAGTGGAAACCATCATAAAAAAACGCAAATTGTTTACCTGAAACCACCGGACTGTATGGTACAAGATGCAGTAACATTGCATCTCAGGGAACAACATGTCCAGTACTGTAATTGTGATTATACCATGGATACTCCCAAAACCTGGGGCACCACAAGGTACCGGGGAACATTCCGAGGATGAGACCCCAACGCCAGTGCCACTATGGAGTACCGAAGAAAGTTGCAGGTCTGAGACCGCCAACACCTGGGGTGCCATATGGTACCCGTGAATCTTGCCTTAGAGACCCCCAACACTAGGGGCGTCACGATGTACTGGGGAACATTGCCTGAGACCTTAAATAACTAAATTCAAATGGCATTAGACATCataatatatacaacatatataaATAACAGCAAGCATGCATACAACTTGCAAGTGTGCTGTGATTTCGATATATTGTATAACAAATGCTTGGATTGAATGATACATGGCGCAAACATTCAAACCATTCAATCATATCTACTTACCATAGAAACGAGGCTGTGTTTCCACAACGCGGTAATTATCAACTTCAATATCCAGCGCTTCATTGCACTCGTCCTTCGGCCACTACGGATATCGATATTTTATGACTGACGTTTTATCAGCATGTCAATGTATAAAGGCATCAttattcaacatttcaaaatctACAAATATCTCTATTTTTATCCAATGTATTCAATCCCATGTTCGTCGCATGTAACTACTGTAACAGTTGTAACTACTGTAACCGCTGTAACTACTCTAGTTGCTGTAACTACTATAACCGCTGTAACTACTGTAATTACCGTAACTGCTATAACCGATGTAACTGCAGTAATTGCGGTAGCTACTGTAGTTGCTGTATCTACTACAACCGCTGTAACTGATGTCACCGCTGTAACTACTGTAGTTCATGTAACAACCATAACCGCTGTAACTACTGCAATTGTCGTAACTATTGTAGTTGCCGTATCTACTGTAGTTCCTGTAAGCACTACAACTGCTGTAACTACTGTAGTTCATGTAACTACTGTCCCCGATGTAACTATTATAACCACTGTCTGTACACAGATTGTTGTAGCAACTGTACTTGCTGTAACTATTATGACTGTTTTCACTATGTAGCTAATGTAACTACTGTAACCACTGTAACTAATGTAGTTACTGTAACCACTATGACCGCTGTAACTACAATATCCGCTGTAActactgtagttgctgtaatTACTATAACCGCTGTAACTGCAGTAGTTGCTTTAGCTACTTACTTTCTGTAACTACTACAACCGCTGTAACTACTGTAGTTGCTGTAGCTGCTGTAGTTAGTGTAACTACTGTAGTTGTCGTAGGCACTGTAGTTGCCGTAGCTACTTAGTTTCTGTAATTACTGTAAGCGCTGTAACTACTGTAAGCGCTGTAACTACTGTAGTTGCTGCAACCATAGTAGTTGCTGTAACTACTATAACCGCTGTAacaactgtagttgctgtaactaCTATAACCGCTGTAActactgtagttgctgtaactaCTATAACCGCTGTAActactgtagttgctgtaactaCTACAACCGCTGTAACTACTGCAGTTGCTGTAACTACTATAACCGCTGGAacaactgtagttgctgtaactaGTATAAATGCTGTAActactgtagttgctgtaactaCTATAAGCACTGTAACCACTGTACTTCCTGTAACTACTATAACTGCAGTAActactgtagttgctgtaactaGTATAACTGATGTAActactgtagttgctgtaactaCTATAACCGTTGTAAATACTGTACTTAGTGTAACTACTATAACCGCTGTAACTACTGTACTTGCTGTAACTAGTATAACCGCTGTAACAACTATAAGCGTTGCAACTACTGTAGTTGCTGCAACTAGTATAACTGATGTAActactgtagttgctgtaaataCTATAACCGCTGCAACTACTGTACTTGCTGTAACTACTATAACCGCTGTATctactgtagttgctgtaactaGCATAACCACTGTAActactgtagttgctgtaactaCTATAACTGCAGTAACTACCGTAGTTGCTATAACTAGTATAACTGCTGTAATTACTGTACTTGCTGTAACTACTATAACCGCTGTAACTACTGTACTTAGTGCAActactgtagttgctgtaactaCTGTACTTGCTGTAACTAGTATAACCGCTGTAACAACTATAAGCGTTGCAAATACTGTAGTTGCTGCAACTAGTATAACTGATGTAACTACTGTAGTTACTGTAACTACTATAACCGTTGCAACTACTGTAGTTGCTGCAACTAGTATAACTGATGTAActactgtagttgctgtaaataCTATAACCGCTGCAACTACTGTACTTGCTGTAACTACTATAACCGCTGTATctactgtagttgctgtaactaGCATAACCACTGTAActactgtagttgctgtaactaCTATAACTGCAGTAACTACCGTAGTTGCTATAACTAGTATAACTGCTGTAATTACTGTACTTGCTGTAACTACTATAACCGCTGTATCcactgtagttgctgtaactaCTATAACCGCTGTAActactgtagttgctgtaactaATATAACCGCTGTAActactgtagttgctgtaactaCTATAACCGCTGAAACTACTGTAGTTACTGTAACTAGCATAACCGCTGTAActactgtagttgctgtaactaCTATAACCGCTGTATCTATTGAAATTGCTGTAActactgtagttgctgtaatTAGCATAACCGCTGTAACTACTACAAGCGCTGTAACTACTGTACTTGCTGCAACTAGTATAACTGCTGTAACTGACGTAGTTGCTGTAACTGCTATAACCGCTGCAACTACTGTAGTTGCTGCAACTAGTATAACTGCTGTAActactgtagttgctgtaactaCTGTAACGACTCTAActactgtagttgctgtaactaCCATAACCTCTGTAACTACTGCAGTTGCTGCAACTAGTATAACCGCTGTAActactgtagttgctgtaactaGTATGACCGCTGTAACTACTGTAGTTGCTGTAGCTAGTAATGCCGCAGTAACTACTACAACCGCTGTAACTACTGTAGTTGCTGCAACTAGTATAACCGCTGTAACTACTGTAGTTCCTGTAGGTACTATAACCGCTGTAACTACCATAACTGCTGTAACTACTGTAGTTACTGTAACTACTATAATCGCTGTAACTACTGTAAATGCTGTAACTACTGTAGATGCTGTAACTACTATAACCGCTGTAActactgtagttgctgtaactaCTATAAGCGCTGTAActactgtagttgctgtaactaCTATAACTGCTGTGAATACTGTACATGCTGTAACTACTATAACCGCTGTAACTACTATAACCGCTGTAACTACTGTAGTTGCTGCAACTAGTAAAGCCACTGTAACTACTGTAGTTACTGTAACTACTATATCCGCTGTAACTGCCATAACTGCTATAACTACTGTAGTTGCTGCAACTAGTATAACCACCGTAACTACTGTAGTTACTGCAACTACTATAACTGCTGTAACTACCATAACCGCTGCAActactgtagttgctgtaactaCTATAACCGCTGTGActactgtagttgctgtaactaCTATAACCAACGTAActactgtagttgctgtaactaCTATAACCGCTGTAGCTACTGTAGTTGCTGCAACTAGTATAACCGCTGTAACTACTGTAGTTCCTGTAGCTACTATAACCGCTGTAACTACCATAACCGCTGTAACTACTGTAGTTGCTGCAACTAGTATAGCCACTGTAACTACTGTAACAGCTGTAACTACTGTAGTTACTGTAACTACTATAACCGCTGTAActactgtagttgctgtaactaCTACAACCTCTGTAACAACTGTAGTTGCTGCAACTAGTATAACCTCTGTAAgtactgtagttgctgtaactaGTATAACTGCTGTAActactgtagttgctgtaactaGTATAACCGCTGTAACTACTGTAGTTGTTGTAACTAGTATATCCGCTGTAACTACTGTAGTTGCTGCAACTAGTATAactgctgtaagtactgtagttgctgtaactaCTATAACCGTTGTAActactgtagttgctgtaactaCCACAACTGCTGTAACTTATGTAGTTGCTGTAACTAGTATAAGTGCTGTAACTACTGTAGTTGCTGCAACTAGTATAATTGCTGTGACTACTGTACATGCTGTAACTACTATAAGCGCTGTAActactgtagttgctgtaactaCTATAACTGCTGTGACTACTGTACATGCTGTAACTACTATAAGCGCTGTAACTACTGTAGTTGCTGCAACTAGTATAACTGCTGTGACTACTGTACATGCTGTAACTACTATAAGCGCTGTAActactgtagttgctgtaactaGTATAATTGCTGTGACTACTGTACATGCTGTAACTACTATAAGCGCTGTAACTACTGTAGTTGCTGCAACTAGTATAATTGCTGTGACTACTGTACATGCTGTAACTACTATTAGCGCTGTAACTACTGTAGTTGCTGCAACTAGTATAATTGCTGTGACTACTGTACATGCTGTAACTACTATAAGCGCTGTAActactgtagttgctgtaactaCTATAACTGCTGTGACTACTGTACATGCTGTAACTACTATAACCGCTGTAGctactgtagttgctgtaactaCTATAACCGCTGTAActactgtagttgctgtaactaCTATAAGGGCTGTAACTACTGTAGTTACTGGAAGTAGTATAACTGCTGTGActactgtagttgctgtaactaGTATAACCGCTGTAACTACTATAAGCACTGTAACTACAGTAGTTGCTGCAACTAGTTTAGCTGCTGTAActactgtagttgctgtaactaCTGTAACCTCTGTAACTACTGTAGTTCCAGTAACTACTATAACCGCTGTAACTACTGTAACCGCTGTGA
This portion of the Haliotis asinina isolate JCU_RB_2024 chromosome 10, JCU_Hal_asi_v2, whole genome shotgun sequence genome encodes:
- the LOC137297783 gene encoding shematrin-like protein 1, which encodes MYSSHSSYSSYSNYSSYSAYSSYSISYSNYSSYSSYTSCSNYSSCSGYSSYSNYVSYSSYTSCSNSYSNYSSYISYTSCSNYSICNAYSCYSGYTSYSNSYSNYSSYISYTSYSNYSSYCSYSSYRKYSGYSAYSSYSNYSSYSIYTSYSNYSCSSGYSSYSNCIDAVSENRSPVAVASSRPTTITGELLVVDKNVMVGEQ